Proteins from a genomic interval of Medicago truncatula cultivar Jemalong A17 chromosome 3, MtrunA17r5.0-ANR, whole genome shotgun sequence:
- the LOC11431374 gene encoding uncharacterized protein, with amino-acid sequence MARGKYLCSFNNTTLFLCLFNIAIVALFVFRSLYSSLSIHFAEVSSDVVVSYSPDQIHKMEESVHIRMAYKPVELINLVKVLEGEFLRENLAVELPRYLKQKIVDEILHTLRSLNSSSINIAKEREVVESWRKEKLKEVKLAHVKGTSNSTIPGEEAGLLVRALESDWDLLCEEVGLWIPAQIVNEEHDDKPEGAEEFDEEILPGRPLPPECNAEHHTDYDGTAVRWGLTHHKDSAADCCQACLDHARHAKEGVMKCNIWVYCPNEFGCHSPDIYEHKHRECWLKYDEKPQLNFKDKYPESYRNSYPSAPVVVPWVSGVVSS; translated from the exons ATGGCCAGAGGGAAGTACCTTTGTTCCTTCAACAACACTACTCTCTTTCTTTGCCTTTTCAACATTGCCATTGTTGCTCTCTTCGTTTTTCGCTCTCTTTATTCTTCTCTTTCTATCCACTTTGCAGAAGTTTCCAGTGATG TCGTTGTATCTTATAGCCCGGATCAGATTCACAAAATGGAAGAATCGGTGCATATCCGCATGGCATATAAACCGGTTGAGTTAATTAATTTG GTGAAGGTTTTAGAAGGGGAATTTTTGAGAGAGAATTTGGCGGTTGAGTTACCGCGATATTTGAAGCAGAAAATAGTTGATGAGATTTTGCATACGCTAAGGAGCTTGAATTCAAGTAGCATTAATATTGCTAAGGAACGAG AAGTTGTTGAAAGTTGGCGCAAGGAAAAACTTAAAGAGGTTAAGTTGGCTCATGTGAAGGGGACCTCTAACTCAACCATCCCTGGCGAAGAGGCTG GTCTGCTAGTAAGAGCTTTGGAGTCTGATTGGGATCTGCTGTGTGAAGAGGTTGGGCTTTGGATACCAGCACAAATAGTtaatgaagaacatgatgacAAACCTGAGGGTGCAGAGGAGTTTG ATGAGGAGATTCTTCCTGGCAGACCCCTTCCACCTGAGTGCAATGCAGAACATCACACCGATTATGACGGTACTGCTGTAAGATGGGGTCTTACTCACCACAAAGATAGTGCAGCTGATTGCTGCCAGGCTTGCTTGGATCATGCAAGACATGCCAAAGAAGGtgtaatgaaatgcaatatttGGGTTTATTGCCCAAATGAGTTTGGGTGTCATTCTCCAGACATCTATGAACACAAACATCGGGAATGCTGGCTGAAATAT GATGAGAAACCTCAACTAAATTTTAAAGACAAGTATCCTGAATCATATCGAAATTCATACCCATCAGCACCAGTGGTTGTTCCATGGGTCTCTGGAGTTGTCAGTTCATGA
- the LOC11430613 gene encoding uncharacterized protein isoform X1, which yields MWGFGGRYYWGRRKVDCEKANGIVVVFAWMSSEEKHLMRYVDLYSSLGWNSLICHSQFLNMFFPDKATIPAVDILNELVEVLKIRRCPIVFASFSGGAKACMLKVLQIIGGECETHNMDDYQLVRDCISGYIYDSSPVDFTSDLGVRFVLHPSVLKVSHPPRFASWIANGIASGLDSLFLNRFESQRADYWRTLYSTTSMQVPYLIFCSENDDLAPFEVVSNFFHRLKDLGGDVKLVKWSSSPHVGHFRHHPDEYEAAITEILGKAVAIYRHKNRRFEDEKLGIEGTRDEITDPFSELRKAATTSTSFQGFAVAPSENLSPSSMEYYDDKDVGSVADERKGSFIHLPTRPSINANGVLGQILFDVCVPKTVEDWDVRSNSKNAGLLSGTRRHAPFNPIKCIRRSRL from the exons atgtGGGGGTTTGGTGGGAGATATTATTGGGGAAGAAGAAAGGTAGATTGTGAGAAAGCGAATGGGATAGTTGTTGTGTTTGCATGGATGTCAAGTGAGGAAAAGCATTTGATGAGATATGTCGATCTATACTCTTCTCTTGGTTGGAATTCACTCATTTGCCATTCTCAATTTCTTAATAT gTTCTTCCCTGATAAAGCCACAATTCCTGCAGTTGATATTCTAAATGAATTAGTTGAG GTGCTGAAAATTAGGCGTTGTCCCATTGTCTTTGCATCTTTTTCTGGTGGTGCAAAAGCTTGTATGTTAAAGGTTCTTCAG ATAATTGGTGGGGAGTGTGAAACACATAATATG GATGATTATCAGCTTGTTAGAGACTGTATTTCTGGCTACATTTATGATTCCAGTCCAGTTGATTTTACTAGTGACTTGGGTGTTCGATTTGTTCTACACCCATCTGTTTTAAAAGTGTCACATCCACCAAGATTTGCTTCATGGATTGCCAATGGCATAGCATCTGGTCTTGATTCCCTTTTCCTCAACAGATTTGAATCGCAGCGTGCAGATTATTGGCGAACACTTTACTCCACCACT AGTATGCAGGTCCCGTATCTCATTTTTTGTTCAGAAAATGATGATCTTGCACCTTTTGAAGTTGTTTCAAATTTTTTCCATCGACTAAAAGACCTTGGTGGAGATGTCAAACTGGTAAAGTGGAGTTCCTCTCCTCATGTAG GTCATTTTCGTCATCATCCGGATGAATATGAAGCTGCTATCACCGAAATCCTTGGCAAGGCAGTTGCAATTTACCGCCACAAAAACAGAAGATTTGAAGACGAGAAACTGGGCATAGAGGGAACAAGAGATGAGATCACTGATCCGTTCTCTGAGCTGAGGAAAGCAGCAACAACCTCAACTAGTTTCCAGGGTTTTGCTGTTGCTCCGAGTGAGAATTTGTCTCCTAGTTCAATGGAGTATTATGATGATAAAGATGTTGGCTCCGTAGCAGATGAACGAAAAGGAAGTTTTATTCATCTTCCCACCCGTCCGAGCATCAACGCAAATGGGGTTCTTGGTCAAATATTATTCGATGTTTGTGTCCCCAAGACAGTCGAGGATTGGGATGTTAGGTCGAATTCCAAAAATGCAGGACTATTATCTGGTACAAGGAGGCACGCTCCTTTCAATCCTATAAAATGCATCCGACGCTCAAGGTTGTAA
- the LOC11430613 gene encoding uncharacterized protein isoform X2, producing the protein MLKVLQIIGGECETHNMDDYQLVRDCISGYIYDSSPVDFTSDLGVRFVLHPSVLKVSHPPRFASWIANGIASGLDSLFLNRFESQRADYWRTLYSTTSMQVPYLIFCSENDDLAPFEVVSNFFHRLKDLGGDVKLVKWSSSPHVGHFRHHPDEYEAAITEILGKAVAIYRHKNRRFEDEKLGIEGTRDEITDPFSELRKAATTSTSFQGFAVAPSENLSPSSMEYYDDKDVGSVADERKGSFIHLPTRPSINANGVLGQILFDVCVPKTVEDWDVRSNSKNAGLLSGTRRHAPFNPIKCIRRSRL; encoded by the exons ATGTTAAAGGTTCTTCAG ATAATTGGTGGGGAGTGTGAAACACATAATATG GATGATTATCAGCTTGTTAGAGACTGTATTTCTGGCTACATTTATGATTCCAGTCCAGTTGATTTTACTAGTGACTTGGGTGTTCGATTTGTTCTACACCCATCTGTTTTAAAAGTGTCACATCCACCAAGATTTGCTTCATGGATTGCCAATGGCATAGCATCTGGTCTTGATTCCCTTTTCCTCAACAGATTTGAATCGCAGCGTGCAGATTATTGGCGAACACTTTACTCCACCACT AGTATGCAGGTCCCGTATCTCATTTTTTGTTCAGAAAATGATGATCTTGCACCTTTTGAAGTTGTTTCAAATTTTTTCCATCGACTAAAAGACCTTGGTGGAGATGTCAAACTGGTAAAGTGGAGTTCCTCTCCTCATGTAG GTCATTTTCGTCATCATCCGGATGAATATGAAGCTGCTATCACCGAAATCCTTGGCAAGGCAGTTGCAATTTACCGCCACAAAAACAGAAGATTTGAAGACGAGAAACTGGGCATAGAGGGAACAAGAGATGAGATCACTGATCCGTTCTCTGAGCTGAGGAAAGCAGCAACAACCTCAACTAGTTTCCAGGGTTTTGCTGTTGCTCCGAGTGAGAATTTGTCTCCTAGTTCAATGGAGTATTATGATGATAAAGATGTTGGCTCCGTAGCAGATGAACGAAAAGGAAGTTTTATTCATCTTCCCACCCGTCCGAGCATCAACGCAAATGGGGTTCTTGGTCAAATATTATTCGATGTTTGTGTCCCCAAGACAGTCGAGGATTGGGATGTTAGGTCGAATTCCAAAAATGCAGGACTATTATCTGGTACAAGGAGGCACGCTCCTTTCAATCCTATAAAATGCATCCGACGCTCAAGGTTGTAA
- the LOC11431375 gene encoding putative dihydroflavonol 4-reductase — protein MKKVVVTGASGYLGGKLCNSLHRQGYSVKVIVRPTSNLSALPPSTEIVYGDITDFSSLLSAFSDCSVVFHLAALVEPWLPDPSKFITVNVEGLKNVLEAVKQTKTVEKLVYTSSFFALGPTDGAIADENQVHHERFFCTEYEKSKVATDKIALQAASEGVPIVLLYPGVIYGPGKVTAGNVVAKMLVERFSGRLPGYIGKGNDKFSFSHVDDVVEGHIAAMKKGQIGERYLLTGENASFNQVFDMAAVITNTSKPMVSIPLCVIEAYGWLLVLISRITGKLPFISPPTVHVLRHRWEYSCEKAKMELDYKPRSLREGLAEVLIWLKNLGLVKY, from the exons ATGAAGAAGGTTGTGGTGACCGGTGCATCCGGTTACCTTGGTGGAAAGCTATGTAATTCCCTCCACCGGCAAGGTTACTCCGTTAAAGTCATAGTCAGACCCACCAGTAATCTCTCCGCACTTCCTCCCTCTACCGAAATCGTATACGGCGACATCACTgacttttcctctcttctctccgCCTTCTCTGATTGCTCCGTCGTCTTCCACCTCGCCGCTCTTGTTGAACCCTGGCTCCCCGATCCCTCTAAATTCATCACT gtcaacgTTGAAGGTTTGAAGAATGTGTTGGAAGCTGTGAAGCAAACCAAGACAGTGGAGAAACTTGTATACACGTCGTCGTTTTTCGCTCTTGGACCAACCGATGGAGCTATTGCTGATGAGAATCAA GTTCATCATGAGAGGTTTTTCTGCACGGAGTATGAGAAATCAAAGGTTGCTACCGATAAAATTGCATTGCAAGCTGCTTCTGAGGGGGTGCCAATAGTGTTGCTTTATCCTGGGGTAATTTATGGACCTGGAAAAGTTACTGCAGGAAACGTTGTTGCAAAGATG CTGGTAGAACGTTTTAGTGGTAGATTACCTGGTTACATAGGCAAAGGAAATGATAAATTTTCATTCAGTCATGTCGATGATGTAGTGGAGGGGCACATTGCTGCTatgaaaaagggacaaattGGGGAAAGGTATTTACTGACGGGTGAAAATGCATCCTTTAATCAAGTTTTTGATATGGCTGCTGTGATCACCAATACTAGTAAACCAATGGTTAGTATCCCTCTGTGTGTGATTGAAGCTTATGGATGGTTGTTAGTTTTAATCTCTCGAATCACTGGAAAGTTACCTTTTATCAGTCCACCG ACGGTGCATGTTTTAAGACATCGTTGGGAGTATTCTTGCGAGAAAGCGAAAATGGAGCTAGATTATAAACCCAGAAGTCTGAGAGAAGGGCTTGCAGAGGTACTAATCTGGTTGAAGAACTTGGGATTGGTAAAATATTAG
- the LOC11431814 gene encoding B3 domain-containing protein At3g19184 isoform X1: protein MVAKASSYEESRRKRMEENQKRMEALSLTKLSQSLHKSSSPISKPSPSKPRTPIKKELVVVRRSGRVANMPAPVYKEILIDSVKIPRNRISRCGGYDKYRDYSKRVYASDEARMEAMEKADKLLSDLDSDHPTFVKSMLQSHVTGGFWLGLPNHFCRKNLPKRDEVMTLIDEDGDESPTTYLAHKTGLSAGWRGFAIAHNLVDGDALIFELVKRTAFKVYIIRVNEGKQDD from the exons ATGGTGGCAAAAGCATCATCATACGAAGAGAGTCGCCGCAAGAGAATGGAAGAGAATCAAAAGAGAATGGAAGCTCTGAGTCTTACCAAGCTCTCTCAATCTCTTCACAAATCATCTTCCCCCATTTCAAAACCCTCACCTTCCAAACCTCGCACTCCTATCAAGAAAGAGCTCGTTGTTGTTCGAAGATCCGGCCGTGTCGCCAATATGCCTGCTCCTGTTTACAAAGAA ATTCTTATTGATTCCGTTAAGATACCTAGAAATAGAATTTCAAG ATGTGGTGGATATGATAAGTACAGGGATTATTCGAAGCGGGTGTATGCGTCGGACGAAGCTAGAATGGAAGCAATGGAGAAGGCTGATAAGTTGCTGTCCGATTTAGATTCTGATCATCCAACTTTTGTCAAGTCAATGCTCCAATCTCATGTCACTGGTGGATTCTGGCTG GGCCTTCCAAATCATTTCTGCAGGAAAAACCTTCCAAAACGGGACGAAGTGATGACTTTAATTGATGAGGATGGGGATGAGTCTCCAACTACATATTTGGCTCACAAAACAGGACTTAGTGCTGGATGGAGAGGTTTCGCTATTGCTCATAACCTTGTTGATGGGGATGCTTTAATTTTTGAGTTAGTTAAACGCACTGCATTCAAg GTGTACATTATTAGAGTGAATGAGGGTAAACAGGACGATTGA
- the LOC11431814 gene encoding B3 domain-containing protein At3g19184 isoform X2: MVAKASSYEESRRKRMEENQKRMEALSLTKLSQSLHKSSSPISKPSPSKPRTPIKKELVVVRRSGRVANMPAPVYKEILIDSVKIPRNRISRDYSKRVYASDEARMEAMEKADKLLSDLDSDHPTFVKSMLQSHVTGGFWLGLPNHFCRKNLPKRDEVMTLIDEDGDESPTTYLAHKTGLSAGWRGFAIAHNLVDGDALIFELVKRTAFKVYIIRVNEGKQDD; this comes from the exons ATGGTGGCAAAAGCATCATCATACGAAGAGAGTCGCCGCAAGAGAATGGAAGAGAATCAAAAGAGAATGGAAGCTCTGAGTCTTACCAAGCTCTCTCAATCTCTTCACAAATCATCTTCCCCCATTTCAAAACCCTCACCTTCCAAACCTCGCACTCCTATCAAGAAAGAGCTCGTTGTTGTTCGAAGATCCGGCCGTGTCGCCAATATGCCTGCTCCTGTTTACAAAGAA ATTCTTATTGATTCCGTTAAGATACCTAGAAATAGAATTTCAAG GGATTATTCGAAGCGGGTGTATGCGTCGGACGAAGCTAGAATGGAAGCAATGGAGAAGGCTGATAAGTTGCTGTCCGATTTAGATTCTGATCATCCAACTTTTGTCAAGTCAATGCTCCAATCTCATGTCACTGGTGGATTCTGGCTG GGCCTTCCAAATCATTTCTGCAGGAAAAACCTTCCAAAACGGGACGAAGTGATGACTTTAATTGATGAGGATGGGGATGAGTCTCCAACTACATATTTGGCTCACAAAACAGGACTTAGTGCTGGATGGAGAGGTTTCGCTATTGCTCATAACCTTGTTGATGGGGATGCTTTAATTTTTGAGTTAGTTAAACGCACTGCATTCAAg GTGTACATTATTAGAGTGAATGAGGGTAAACAGGACGATTGA
- the LOC11434713 gene encoding probable protein phosphatase 2C 12 produces MSGRGEHHSVPLSVLLKRESLSEKIEKPDMVVVYGNASENKKGEDFILLKTECQRVVCDGVSTYSVFGLFDGHNGSAAAIYAKENLLNNVLGAIPPDLNRDEWVAALPRALVAGFVKTDKDFQQKAQTSGTTVTFVIIEGWVVTVASVGDSRCILEPSEGGLHYLSADHRLDTNEEERVRITSSGGEVGRLNTGGGAEVGPLRCWPGGLCLSRSIGDMDVGEFIVPVPYVKQVKLSNAGGRLVISSDGVWDALTAEMVLDSCRGMSAEAAAPHIVKESLQAKGLRDDTTCVVVDILPQEKPPTSVRTQKKPVKGMLKAIFRKKSSESSSYVEKEYVEPDMVRELYEEGSALLSERFETKYPLCNMFKLFMCAVCQVEIKPGEGISVHEGAPNARKPRPWDGPFLCLSCQKKKEAMEGKQISDRHSNGSD; encoded by the exons ATGTCTGGTCGGGGAGAACATCATTCCGTACCCCTTTCGGTGCTGTTGAAGCGTGAATCGCTGAGCGAGAAAATAGAGAAACCTGATATGGTTGTAGTGTATGGAAATGCTAGCGAGAATAAGAAAGGAGAAGATTTCATTTTACTAAAGACCGAATGTCAAAGAGTCGTTTGTGATGGTGTTTCTACGTATTCTGTCTTTGGG CTATTTGACGGACACAATGGATCTGCTGCTGCGATTTATGCCAAGGAGAATCTTCTGAACAATGTTTTAGGTGCCATTCCTCCTGATCTCAACAGAGATGAGTGGGTAGCAGCGTTGCCAAGGGCTTTGGTTGCTGGCTTTGTGAAGACTGATAAAGATTTTCAACAGAAAG CACAAACATCGGGAACAACTGTAACATTCGTGATTATAGAAGGTTGGGTTGTAACAGTTGCATCAGTTGGTGATTCCCGTTGCATACTTGAACCTTCTGAAGGTGGGCTTCATTACTTGTCAGCAGATCATCGACTAGACACAAATGAAGAAGA GAGGGTGCGCATCACTTCTAGTGGGGGTGAAGTTGGTCGGCTAAATACAGGCGGAGGTGCAGAG GTTGGTCCGTTGAGATGTTGGCCTGGTGGGTTGTGTCTCTCTCGATCCATTGGTGATATGGATGTTGGTGAATTTATTGTCCCTGTACCATATGTAAAGCAAGTGAAG CTTTCCAATGCTGGAGGAAGACTTGTTATCAGCAGTGATGGAGTCTGGGATGCTCTAACTGCAGAAATGGTCCTTGATAGTTGTCGTGGAATGTCGGCGGAGGCTGCAGCACCACATATTGTAAAA GAATCTTTGCAAGCAAAGGGCCTCAGAGATGACACAACCTGCGTCGTGGTCGATATATTACCCCAGGAGAAACCACCTACTTCTGTACGAACACAAAAGAAACCGGTAAAAGGAATGTTGAAGGCCATTTTCCGCAAAAAGTCCTCCGAGTCATCTTCATATGTTGAAAAAGAATACGTTGAGCCAGATATGGTACGGGAACTATACGAGGAAGGATCTGCCTTGCTTTCAGAAAG GTTTGAAACAAAATATCCACTCTGCAACATGTTCAAGTTGTTCATGTGTGCAGTGTGTCAAGTAGAGATTAAACCTGGGGAGGGTATTTCAGTACATGAGGGTGCGCCTAACGCAAGGAAACCGCGTCCCTGGGATGGACCTTTCCTTTGCTTAAGTTgccaaaagaagaaagaagccATGGAAGGGAAACAGATATCAG ATAGACATAGCAATGGAAGTGACTAA